A region of Acidobacteriota bacterium DNA encodes the following proteins:
- a CDS encoding winged helix DNA-binding domain-containing protein, whose protein sequence is MKISDIPKQRLHNQHLAITKFKKPGDVVAWLGAVQAQDFPGSLWAIGLRTQNALEADIHKAIAERSIVRTWPMRGTLHFVAATDAHWMLKLLASRVIAGIKRRSQQMELTEADIIRSEKILVRALEGGNQLTRGAMYKLLENAGISTTNSRGLHILGRLAHERLICFGAREGKQPTFVLLDEWVPAPKHLERDEALAELARRYFTSHAPATLQDFVWWSGLTMTDARTAIDLAKAFLVQENLADVTYWMPSSMPSAKLEKSIAFLLPPFDEYTVAYKDRSAVLDPMYANFLHNGNGIFSPIIVINGQVVGIWKRTVKKEKLIIQSTPFTKFSKAQTRSIRDAANRYGEFIKMPVVVD, encoded by the coding sequence ATGAAAATCTCAGACATCCCCAAACAACGACTTCATAACCAACACCTCGCCATCACAAAATTTAAAAAGCCGGGTGACGTGGTTGCCTGGCTTGGCGCGGTGCAGGCGCAGGATTTTCCCGGCTCATTATGGGCAATCGGTCTGCGTACACAAAATGCCCTTGAAGCCGATATTCACAAAGCGATTGCTGAGCGAAGTATCGTGCGCACCTGGCCGATGCGCGGCACCTTGCATTTTGTCGCGGCAACCGATGCCCACTGGATGCTCAAACTTTTAGCTTCGCGGGTGATTGCCGGTATCAAAAGGCGAAGCCAACAGATGGAACTCACAGAAGCTGACATTATCCGCAGTGAAAAAATACTGGTTCGCGCGCTTGAAGGCGGCAACCAACTGACACGCGGCGCGATGTATAAGCTTTTAGAAAACGCCGGGATTTCAACGACCAACAGTCGCGGGTTGCATATTCTTGGAAGACTTGCGCATGAACGACTCATCTGTTTCGGCGCACGCGAAGGCAAGCAACCGACCTTTGTTTTGCTCGATGAATGGGTTCCCGCGCCAAAGCATTTAGAACGCGATGAAGCGTTAGCAGAACTCGCGCGGCGTTATTTCACCAGTCACGCGCCCGCAACCTTGCAGGATTTTGTCTGGTGGTCTGGACTAACGATGACCGATGCGCGAACGGCGATTGATTTGGCGAAAGCTTTTCTGGTGCAGGAAAACCTTGCTGACGTGACCTATTGGATGCCTTCGTCTATGCCTTCCGCAAAGCTTGAAAAATCCATAGCCTTTTTGTTGCCGCCGTTTGATGAATACACGGTTGCTTATAAAGACCGCAGCGCCGTGCTCGACCCGATGTATGCAAATTTCTTACATAACGGCAACGGCATCTTCAGCCCCATCATTGTGATTAACGGGCAAGTGGTCGGTATTTGGAAGCGCACAGTGAAAAAAGAGAAACTGATTATTCAATCCACGCCGTTCACAAAATTCAGCAAAGCGCAAACTCGCAGCATTCGCGATGCCGCAAATCGTTATGGCGAATTTATAAAAATGCCGGTTGTTGTAGATTGA
- a CDS encoding carboxypeptidase regulatory-like domain-containing protein, whose product MKSKIIFALMLSMLFLNVPLYAQTAKATIRGTVTDPQGARIAKAEIKLTNKATGEVRTTTANDEGEYAISQLLPGVYEISAQSSGFTKYQEEVLLNVNQELRLNLNLKVGAAQVEQNVSREGSSQLKKESASLGTVIENRQVTNLPLDGRNFLELTLLVPGAAPAAPGSAGSVRGDFAFSINGSREDSNYFLLDGAFNVDPKLNTFAVKPAVDAIREFEVLTNSYDASFGRNVGGQINVVTQSGSNSFHGTVYEFFRNGALDARNFFAPRNEAAPKYSRNQFGGSFGGPVRKDRTFFFADYEGTRIREGLTRVTNVPTLAERNGDFSQSLFNKPRDPFTQQPFPGNQIPGFFINPIGQAIAKLYPLPNRNTPLANFVSSPIARDKNHQFDVRADHRFNDASTLAFRYSFADRDFFEPFAGTGFSTIPGYGNDVTRRGQNLLLSETHIFTNKFINEARFAVSRIASTVFQENAGTSVNKLVGLPDISTNPRDFGLTAIRIAGFSPLGHEFNNPQDSTTTVYQFADNASYTKGAHLFKFGFDYRATQQNAFRDVLSRGLIGFIDQAFTGNALADLLLGLPAFTTIARVDNPQRLRNHSYNFYVNDNWRVSPNFSLTAGLRYEYNSPSVDADDRASIYDPATRSFVAVGTNGIPRSGYEADKNNFAPRLGFAWTVKESTVVRGGYGFYYDQSSLAPGELIYFNSPYYQLNTYFTFLPNVLLTLNDPFPANFPIPSPQSAFTYQRDLRTPYTQQWNLNVQQQLGKSRVLEIAYVGSKGTKLITARDINQPAASPSPFNFRPLPQFADINILESRANSNYNALQTRFQQRLSAGLSVLTAYTWSRSIDDASGFFTSAGDPNFPQDSNNVSLERARSSFDVAHRFSLSYSYDLPFGNGHSVLGDNGWLTHLVSGWQTLGIVTLQTGRPFTVAILSDIDNSNTGRSGLGFGANDRPNVVGNPSVGNQTPDQWFNTSAFAFPAFGSFGDAGRNILEGPGYQNFNVSLIKNTRLKEDVNLQFRAEFFNLFNHANFDLPDNFLGSPTFGKILSAQAPRRIQFGLKLLF is encoded by the coding sequence GTGAAATCTAAAATTATTTTTGCGCTCATGCTTTCCATGCTGTTTTTGAATGTCCCACTCTATGCGCAAACTGCAAAAGCGACGATTCGCGGAACCGTGACTGACCCACAAGGCGCGCGAATTGCAAAAGCGGAAATTAAATTGACCAATAAAGCGACTGGCGAAGTCAGAACGACAACCGCCAACGATGAAGGTGAATATGCGATTTCGCAACTCTTGCCGGGAGTTTATGAAATTTCTGCACAATCGAGTGGATTCACCAAGTATCAAGAAGAAGTTCTATTGAATGTCAATCAAGAGCTTCGCTTAAACCTGAATCTGAAAGTCGGCGCTGCACAGGTGGAACAAAATGTTTCTCGTGAGGGTTCCTCGCAGTTGAAAAAAGAATCCGCTTCGCTCGGTACAGTGATTGAAAATCGACAAGTTACCAACTTGCCGCTTGATGGGCGCAACTTTCTGGAACTTACCTTACTGGTTCCCGGCGCGGCTCCCGCGGCTCCCGGTTCCGCCGGGTCGGTGCGCGGCGATTTCGCCTTCTCGATTAACGGCTCACGCGAAGATTCCAATTATTTCCTGCTCGACGGCGCATTCAACGTTGACCCCAAACTTAACACCTTTGCCGTAAAACCCGCGGTTGACGCGATTCGCGAATTTGAAGTCTTGACCAACAGCTATGACGCTTCGTTTGGTCGCAATGTCGGCGGACAAATCAATGTCGTCACCCAATCCGGCTCGAATAGTTTTCACGGCACGGTCTATGAATTTTTCCGCAACGGGGCGCTCGATGCCCGCAATTTTTTTGCGCCGCGCAATGAAGCGGCTCCGAAATACAGCCGCAATCAATTCGGCGGTTCATTCGGTGGTCCCGTTCGCAAAGACCGAACATTTTTCTTCGCGGATTACGAAGGCACGCGCATTCGCGAAGGGCTAACCCGCGTCACCAATGTGCCGACACTTGCTGAACGCAACGGCGATTTTTCGCAGTCGCTGTTTAATAAACCGCGCGACCCGTTCACCCAGCAACCGTTTCCCGGAAACCAGATTCCCGGATTTTTTATTAATCCTATCGGGCAGGCGATAGCCAAGCTCTATCCGTTACCGAACCGCAACACGCCGCTTGCCAACTTCGTTTCGTCGCCGATTGCGCGCGATAAAAACCATCAATTCGATGTTCGCGCCGACCATCGGTTCAACGATGCGTCAACGCTGGCTTTTCGTTATAGCTTTGCCGACCGCGATTTCTTTGAACCCTTCGCGGGCACGGGCTTTTCAACGATTCCCGGTTACGGCAACGATGTCACCAGACGCGGGCAAAATTTGCTGCTTAGTGAAACCCATATCTTCACCAATAAATTCATCAATGAAGCGCGATTTGCTGTAAGCCGCATCGCTTCAACGGTCTTTCAGGAAAACGCCGGAACCAGCGTGAACAAATTGGTCGGCTTGCCGGATATTTCAACCAATCCGCGCGATTTCGGTTTAACGGCGATTCGCATCGCAGGATTTTCGCCGCTCGGTCATGAATTCAACAACCCGCAAGACAGCACCACAACGGTTTATCAATTTGCCGATAATGCTTCGTATACCAAAGGCGCTCACCTGTTTAAATTCGGCTTCGATTATCGCGCTACACAGCAAAACGCTTTTCGCGATGTGCTCTCACGCGGACTCATCGGCTTCATTGATCAGGCGTTCACGGGTAACGCGCTTGCCGATTTGCTGTTGGGGCTTCCGGCATTCACGACGATTGCGCGCGTCGATAATCCGCAGCGCCTGAGAAATCACAGCTACAATTTTTATGTGAATGATAACTGGCGCGTCTCGCCTAATTTCTCGCTCACCGCAGGGCTGCGTTACGAATACAATTCGCCTTCGGTTGATGCCGACGACCGCGCTTCGATTTACGATCCGGCGACGCGCTCATTCGTTGCTGTCGGAACCAACGGCATTCCGCGAAGCGGTTACGAAGCTGATAAAAACAATTTCGCGCCGCGCCTGGGGTTTGCCTGGACGGTTAAAGAGAGCACGGTGGTTCGTGGCGGTTACGGATTTTATTACGACCAATCGTCGCTTGCGCCCGGTGAATTGATTTATTTCAACTCGCCCTATTATCAACTCAATACCTATTTCACCTTTTTGCCGAATGTATTGCTGACATTGAACGACCCGTTCCCGGCAAACTTCCCGATTCCTTCGCCGCAATCGGCATTCACTTATCAACGCGATTTGCGAACCCCTTACACGCAACAATGGAATTTGAATGTGCAACAGCAACTCGGCAAGAGCCGCGTTCTCGAAATTGCTTATGTCGGGTCAAAGGGCACGAAACTCATTACTGCGCGGGACATCAATCAACCGGCGGCAAGTCCTTCGCCGTTCAACTTCCGACCGCTGCCGCAATTTGCTGATATTAACATTCTGGAATCGCGTGCGAATTCCAATTACAACGCTTTGCAGACGCGCTTTCAACAACGCCTGAGCGCGGGATTATCGGTGCTTACCGCTTATACCTGGTCGCGTTCGATTGATGACGCCTCGGGATTTTTTACGAGCGCCGGCGACCCGAATTTTCCGCAAGACAGCAACAATGTGAGTCTGGAACGGGCGCGTTCGAGCTTTGATGTCGCGCATCGTTTCTCGCTCAGCTATTCGTATGATTTGCCGTTTGGCAATGGGCATAGCGTGTTGGGCGATAACGGATGGCTGACGCATCTGGTTTCAGGTTGGCAAACGCTTGGCATTGTCACACTGCAAACCGGCAGACCGTTTACGGTCGCAATTCTTTCGGACATTGATAACAGCAACACCGGGCGTTCAGGTTTAGGGTTTGGCGCAAACGACCGTCCGAATGTTGTCGGCAATCCGAGTGTTGGCAATCAAACCCCTGACCAATGGTTCAACACCTCGGCGTTTGCTTTCCCGGCATTCGGTTCGTTCGGTGATGCGGGCAGAAATATTCTGGAAGGTCCCGGCTATCAGAATTTCAATGTTTCGCTCATTAAAAACACCCGATTGAAAGAGGATGTGAATCTGCAATTTCGCGCCGAGTTTTTCAATCTGTTCAATCATGCGAATTTCGATTTGCCGGATAATTTCTTAGGCTCACCGACGTTTGGCAAAATTCTTTCGGCGCAAGCGCCGCGCCGCATTCAGTTCGGCTTGAAGTTGTTGTTTTAA
- a CDS encoding Fur family transcriptional regulator codes for MAAIHRAHIEGRMREGGLKVTPQRFAVLEFLAASHDHPTADEIFKAINHQFPRASRATVYNAVTALAEAGMIDVMCLDDGITRYDANLTPHHHFVCRQCYKIFDVPSDEVRGKLTMQTPHEVESYEVIIRGLCQHCQSKQAKRAK; via the coding sequence ATGGCGGCAATACACAGGGCACACATCGAAGGGCGAATGCGCGAAGGCGGGCTGAAAGTCACGCCGCAACGTTTCGCCGTGTTAGAGTTTCTGGCAGCGAGTCACGACCATCCGACGGCGGATGAAATTTTCAAAGCCATCAACCATCAATTTCCACGCGCTTCGCGGGCAACCGTCTATAACGCGGTGACGGCACTAGCGGAAGCAGGAATGATTGATGTGATGTGTCTGGATGACGGCATCACCCGCTACGATGCCAACCTCACGCCGCACCACCATTTCGTTTGTCGTCAGTGTTATAAAATCTTCGATGTTCCGAGCGATGAAGTGCGCGGCAAACTGACGATGCAAACGCCGCACGAAGTTGAATCTTACGAAGTCATCATTCGCGGACTGTGTCAACATTGCCAGAGCAAGCAAGCGAAGCGGGCGAAGTAA